A genomic segment from Marinitoga sp. 1197 encodes:
- a CDS encoding NADH-dependent [FeFe] hydrogenase, group A6, whose product MKITINNREYDMPENITILEAVKKANIKIPTLCYIENMEPYGGCRLCVVEVEGSKTLVPSCAVNISDGMKIKTHSKKVRKVRKTIMQLIVASHGISCELNCLTCPRSTTCELKIIAEEIGVTKINIPSVEKKLPSDFSSFSIVREPTKCIVCGRCIRACSNIQGVNIFTFANRGPNTIVTTFLDEGMGNVDCTNCGQCVMNCPTGALHEVYHIDGVWKALNDPDKITVVQTAPAVRVAIGEPFGMEPGTISTGKMVSALRLLGFDRVFDTNFTADLTIVEEGTEFIHRFKEGGKLPLFTSCSPGWIKFIEHNYPEYLPNLSTAKSPQQMFGAVAKHYYAKKLGVPKEKLVVVSIMPCTAKKYEMNRPELVGDVDFVLTTRELAKMIKESGIDFKNLPGEEYDNPFGISTGAGAIFGSSGGVMEAALRTAYEILTGKELEKLDFVSVRGLTKVKEAKVEINGKTIKVAVVNTLGAARKLLEKIKNGEVEYHFVEFMACPGGCIGGGGQPIPTNEEVLLKRMESIYEIDYDSKLRKSHENPAVKELYKEFLKEPNSEIAHHYLHTHYIARN is encoded by the coding sequence GTAGTTGAAGTTGAAGGATCAAAGACACTTGTTCCGTCGTGCGCTGTTAATATAAGTGATGGTATGAAAATAAAAACTCATTCTAAAAAAGTAAGAAAAGTTAGAAAAACAATAATGCAATTAATAGTTGCTTCGCATGGGATAAGCTGTGAATTAAACTGTTTAACTTGTCCTCGTTCAACAACATGTGAGTTAAAAATTATAGCGGAAGAAATTGGAGTTACAAAAATAAATATTCCATCTGTAGAAAAAAAATTGCCATCTGATTTTTCAAGTTTTTCAATAGTTAGAGAACCTACAAAATGTATAGTTTGTGGAAGATGCATAAGAGCTTGTTCTAATATACAAGGAGTTAATATTTTCACATTTGCAAATAGAGGGCCTAATACAATAGTAACCACTTTCTTAGACGAGGGTATGGGGAATGTTGATTGTACGAATTGTGGTCAATGTGTTATGAATTGTCCTACAGGAGCTTTACATGAAGTATATCATATTGATGGTGTGTGGAAGGCTTTAAATGATCCTGATAAAATTACAGTAGTACAAACAGCACCTGCTGTAAGAGTAGCCATTGGAGAACCTTTCGGTATGGAACCTGGAACAATTTCTACAGGTAAAATGGTATCGGCATTAAGACTTCTTGGATTTGACAGGGTATTTGATACTAATTTTACAGCAGATTTAACTATAGTAGAAGAAGGAACAGAATTTATCCATAGGTTTAAAGAAGGTGGGAAATTGCCGTTATTTACATCGTGTAGTCCAGGATGGATCAAATTTATTGAACATAATTATCCAGAATATCTTCCTAATCTTTCAACTGCCAAATCACCACAACAAATGTTTGGTGCGGTTGCAAAACATTATTATGCAAAAAAATTAGGAGTACCAAAAGAGAAATTAGTAGTTGTTTCAATAATGCCATGTACAGCTAAAAAATATGAAATGAATAGGCCAGAGCTTGTAGGAGATGTTGATTTTGTGCTAACAACAAGAGAATTAGCAAAAATGATAAAAGAATCTGGAATTGATTTTAAAAATTTACCTGGGGAAGAATATGATAATCCATTTGGAATATCAACTGGAGCAGGTGCTATTTTTGGCTCATCAGGTGGAGTTATGGAAGCGGCTTTAAGAACAGCATATGAGATATTGACGGGAAAAGAATTGGAAAAATTAGATTTTGTTAGCGTGAGAGGTTTAACAAAGGTAAAAGAAGCTAAAGTTGAAATTAATGGGAAAACAATTAAAGTTGCGGTTGTAAATACCCTTGGAGCGGCAAGAAAATTACTTGAAAAAATAAAAAATGGTGAAGTTGAATATCATTTTGTTGAATTTATGGCTTGTCCTGGAGGCTGTATTGGTGGAGGAGGGCAACCAATACCAACAAACGAAGAGGTTTTATTAAAGAGAATGGAATCAATTTATGAAATTGACTATGATTCGAAATTGAGAAAATCACATGAAAATCCTGCAGTAAAAGAGCTATATAAAGAATTTCTCAAAGAACCAAATAGTGAAATTGCACATCATTATTTACATACACATTATATAGCACGAAATTAA
- a CDS encoding HesA/MoeB/ThiF family protein: MERYSRHKNLYNNFEKIRSSKVLVAGAGGLGSNVLMNLSRLGIGEIHIFDSGILDMPDLNRQILYDIEDLGKKKVFVAKEKLTKINPDIEIHIHDEKIEENTILPSVDIAIDCFDNFESRKILDKKIHEINIPLIHGGVERFFGQVTDIIPGKTKSLREILGNIEDSKEIKLVVPYSVSIIASLQVNEAIKILLGDYKNALINKMLIMDLTFNSFDIIDLN; the protein is encoded by the coding sequence ATGGAAAGATATTCAAGACATAAAAATTTGTATAATAATTTTGAAAAAATCAGAAGTTCAAAGGTTTTGGTAGCAGGTGCCGGTGGATTAGGTAGCAATGTTTTAATGAATCTTTCAAGATTAGGTATTGGAGAAATACATATTTTCGATTCTGGTATTTTAGATATGCCAGACCTTAATAGACAAATATTATACGATATTGAAGATTTGGGAAAGAAAAAAGTTTTTGTGGCAAAAGAAAAATTAACAAAAATTAATCCTGATATTGAAATACATATTCATGATGAAAAAATAGAAGAAAATACTATATTGCCTTCTGTAGATATTGCAATAGATTGTTTTGATAATTTTGAAAGCCGAAAAATTTTAGATAAAAAAATACATGAAATTAATATTCCCCTTATTCATGGAGGCGTAGAAAGATTTTTTGGCCAGGTAACGGATATTATACCAGGAAAAACAAAATCGTTAAGGGAAATACTGGGAAATATTGAAGATTCAAAAGAAATAAAATTAGTAGTTCCATATTCAGTATCAATAATCGCATCTTTACAGGTCAATGAAGCAATAAAAATATTACTTGGTGATTATAAAAATGCTCTTATTAACAAAATGCTTATAATGGATTTGACTTTTAATTCTTTTGATATAATTGATCTAAACTAA